A region of the Fibrobacter sp. genome:
AGAGTGATAATGATAATTTTGAAATTGGCAATTAAGTCGTTGAAAATAGGTAAGTTATGCTAATTTTACCTTTTTTTGTACAGTATCTATGCAGTCGATGATCGTTTTCAGGTATAAAACGATCATTCCAATGGTGTCTTCCCGTAATTCAACTCCTTTTTCCGGTTCCTCCATCAGCTTTTCGATTATGAACCTGAGCAATTCTGATTGAGAATAGTTACCCATGATTTTTTCTACGGTATCCGTGAATTCGGATTCCGGTTCTCCTGCCAAGTATTCCATCATCTCAATGTTTTTCTTCTCCCACTTTTCAAGTAAATTACCTGAAATCCGGGGCAGAGATTTAGAGTCCTCAGCGATTTTCCAGATCATAACCCCCATGAAAAGCAGTGCTTCACGCTCATCCTCATTGAAAATGTCATTTCCGGATGCCATCAGGTAAGCCAGTAAATAGGGTTGTTTTTTACTGAGGGTATCTACCAGTGCGGGTATTTCTGAAGGGGGCATTGAACCCTGGTCATCCCATCTCTTTTTTAATTCCTCTAAACTTATCGCGCTCACGGGATTTTCCTTTACTTTTCCGGCTGTTTTCTTATCCAAAATATCATTATCCATTTATCTTTGCAATGATTACCGGAGGATTGTCAGTTAGCTTTAAATAAATGGATTCCGGGCAAAATCTTCCATGACAGGGGTAAAAAAGTAGCAGTTTTTTTTCTGAGGTTAATAGTGACTCATCTGTATTTAGCTGAATGACAAAGAGTTAGAAAAAAGGCATTTCTGGCATGAAATATGCATATCATTCCCGCCGGAGCATGTGTTTTTCAGGAGCGTTCTATGATACAAGGGATCTACACGGCATCGATGGGCATGGTGTCATTGATGCAGAAGCAGGACCAGGTTGCTAATAATCTGGCAAATATCAATACAACCGGGTACAAGCAGAGTGGTCTTTTCGTAAAGACCTATCAGAAATATCTCTCAAACGATCTTCTTCAGCCTTTTGCAAACCGGGAAATCAAAGCAGATGAGGTCTACATCGATCACTCCGAAGGTACGATGAGGCAGACCAATAATACTCTGGATCTGTTCATAAAGGGCTCCGGATTTTTCACCATTATGACCCCAGAGGGAGTTCAGTACACCAGAAATGGTAACTTCAGTCTCGATCCGGATGGTTTTATGGCTACTTCTGATGGATCCAGGGTTATGGGTACGGAAGGGTATATCAGAGTTGAGAGAAACCTGCCTGTCCATATATCGGAAAAAGGGGAAGTGATTCAGAACGGTGAGAGC
Encoded here:
- the flgF gene encoding flagellar basal-body rod protein FlgF; this translates as MIQGIYTASMGMVSLMQKQDQVANNLANINTTGYKQSGLFVKTYQKYLSNDLLQPFANREIKADEVYIDHSEGTMRQTNNTLDLFIKGSGFFTIMTPEGVQYTRNGNFSLDPDGFMATSDGSRVMGTEGYIRVERNLPVHISEKGEVIQNGESKGVIKIADFPRPYKMERMGEGRMRPLSPNSPEIQSPGYSLRQGYLENSNVDIIKNMVQMISAYRNFEADQKALHAQDETLEKAVNQVGRLS